A section of the Rhizobium sp. BG4 genome encodes:
- the ppa gene encoding inorganic diphosphatase translates to MRIDAISIGNNPPEDVNVIVEVPVGGHPIKYEMDKDAGTLVVDRFLYTPMTYPGNYGFVPHTLSEDGDPIDVLIASTRPLVPGCVINVRPIGVLMMEDNSGKDEKIIAVPSPKLTLRYEKVKEYTDLPDITLKQIEHFFEHYKDLEPGKWVKIFGWKGSKEAGELILEAVERAKKVK, encoded by the coding sequence ACAACCCACCGGAAGATGTCAACGTTATCGTTGAGGTTCCGGTCGGCGGCCATCCCATCAAGTACGAAATGGACAAGGACGCCGGCACCCTCGTCGTCGACCGCTTCTTGTACACGCCGATGACCTATCCGGGTAACTACGGCTTCGTGCCGCACACACTGTCGGAAGACGGCGACCCGATTGACGTGCTGATCGCCAGCACCCGTCCGCTGGTTCCGGGCTGTGTCATCAACGTGCGCCCGATCGGCGTTCTGATGATGGAAGACAATTCCGGCAAGGACGAGAAGATCATTGCCGTTCCGTCGCCGAAGCTGACGCTGCGCTACGAGAAGGTGAAGGAATATACCGATCTTCCCGACATTACGCTGAAGCAGATCGAGCACTTCTTCGAGCACTACAAGGATCTGGAGCCTGGCAAGTGGGTGAAGATCTTCGGCTGGAAAGGTTCGAAGGAAGCCGGCGAACTCATTCTCGAAGCCGTCGAGCGCGCCAAGAAGGTAAAGTAA
- a CDS encoding DUF167 domain-containing protein, producing the protein MSSAWTVHDGHLRLTVRLTPNGGRDAIDGLDGEGQLKARVSAVPEDGKANKALIALLAKSLRVPKSAVAFISGETSRKKILRIEGDTEDLIEKLKAFTKA; encoded by the coding sequence GTGAGCTCCGCCTGGACCGTTCATGACGGTCATCTCAGGCTGACGGTGCGGCTGACCCCGAATGGCGGCCGCGACGCGATCGATGGATTGGACGGCGAGGGACAGCTGAAGGCGCGCGTCAGCGCCGTGCCGGAAGACGGCAAGGCGAATAAGGCGCTGATCGCCCTTCTCGCTAAATCTCTGCGCGTGCCGAAATCGGCCGTCGCCTTCATTTCCGGCGAAACATCGCGCAAAAAAATCCTCCGCATCGAAGGCGATACGGAGGATCTGATCGAAAAGCTGAAAGCCTTTACGAAAGCCTGA
- a CDS encoding YggT family protein — protein sequence MIALFQTIDLALNLYTWVLIASAIFSWLYAFNVINSSNQFVNSVGMFLYNVTEPVLRPIRRVLPNLGGIDISPIILLLIIFFLRSFMWNTIFPLVA from the coding sequence ATGATTGCCCTTTTTCAAACCATTGATTTGGCTTTGAATCTTTACACTTGGGTGCTTATTGCGAGTGCCATTTTCTCCTGGCTCTACGCCTTCAACGTCATCAATTCCAGCAACCAGTTCGTCAACTCGGTTGGGATGTTCCTCTACAATGTCACCGAACCGGTGCTGCGCCCGATCCGCCGCGTGCTGCCCAATCTCGGCGGCATCGACATCTCGCCGATCATCCTGCTGCTGATCATCTTCTTCCTGCGCTCCTTCATGTGGAACACCATTTTCCCGCTGGTGGCGTGA
- a CDS encoding MFS transporter: protein MSFSSTGDRFAAFRHSSYTRFFFAKFLLSFSQQILSVAVGWQMYDQTRSAIYLGLIGLVQFLPSLLLILITGSVADRYNRRAIASICSLVSALCTLALLIMTVTGTFSPIPVFIVLLVFGIERAFAAPAVQSLAPNLVPEKDLSNAIAWNSSSWQLAAITGPVLGGLLYGVGATTAYTVSVIFAVLGAILLFMIPKPAQHSAGEAKSWDMILGGFRFIKADKVVLGAISLDLFAVLLGGATALMPIYARDILTLGPWGLGLLRSAPGVGAIVMALFLAAYPMKHRAGFYMFMGVGLFGIATIVFGVSTHTWTSIAALAIMGAADMISVYVRESLIALWTPDELRGRVNAVNMVFVGASNELGEFRAGTMAHTFGAVPAVVIGGLGTLAVSVIWAMSFRQLRQIDTLDAPMRSASPA, encoded by the coding sequence ATGTCTTTCTCGTCCACCGGAGACCGTTTTGCCGCGTTCCGGCATTCTTCCTACACCCGGTTCTTCTTCGCGAAGTTTCTGCTTTCCTTTTCGCAGCAGATCCTCAGTGTCGCGGTCGGCTGGCAGATGTATGACCAGACGCGGAGCGCCATCTATCTCGGCCTGATCGGCCTGGTACAGTTCCTGCCGTCGCTGCTGTTGATCCTGATCACGGGATCGGTCGCCGATCGCTACAATCGCCGCGCCATCGCTTCGATATGCTCGCTGGTCAGCGCTCTTTGCACGCTGGCGCTGCTGATCATGACGGTGACGGGCACTTTCTCGCCGATCCCGGTTTTCATCGTGCTGTTGGTTTTCGGCATCGAGCGCGCCTTTGCAGCACCTGCCGTGCAATCGCTGGCGCCGAACTTGGTGCCGGAGAAGGATCTCTCCAACGCGATAGCCTGGAACTCCTCCTCCTGGCAGCTGGCGGCGATCACCGGCCCGGTGCTCGGAGGTCTGCTCTACGGCGTCGGCGCGACGACGGCCTACACGGTCTCGGTCATCTTCGCGGTGCTTGGCGCTATCCTGCTCTTCATGATCCCGAAGCCCGCCCAGCACAGCGCCGGCGAAGCAAAGAGCTGGGACATGATCCTCGGCGGCTTCCGCTTCATCAAGGCGGACAAGGTGGTGCTCGGCGCGATCTCGCTCGACCTGTTTGCCGTGCTGCTCGGCGGCGCTACGGCGCTGATGCCGATCTATGCGCGCGATATCCTGACGCTAGGTCCCTGGGGGCTCGGTCTTCTGCGCTCGGCGCCCGGCGTCGGCGCGATCGTGATGGCGCTGTTCCTGGCAGCCTATCCGATGAAACACCGGGCTGGATTCTATATGTTCATGGGCGTCGGCCTGTTTGGTATCGCGACGATCGTCTTCGGCGTCTCGACCCACACCTGGACCTCGATCGCCGCGCTGGCGATCATGGGGGCCGCAGACATGATCTCGGTCTATGTGCGCGAGAGCCTGATCGCGCTCTGGACGCCGGACGAGCTGCGCGGTCGTGTCAACGCCGTCAACATGGTCTTCGTCGGTGCATCGAACGAGCTCGGCGAGTTCCGGGCAGGCACGATGGCGCATACCTTCGGCGCGGTGCCTGCCGTTGTCATCGGTGGTCTGGGGACACTTGCCGTTTCGGTGATCTGGGCGATGAGCTTCCGCCAGCTGCGGCAGATCGATACGCTCGATGCACCTATGCGCTCAGCGTCGCCGGCATAG
- a CDS encoding glutamine amidotransferase codes for MQIERPVKRDKRPVLIVLHQEQSSPGRVGQLLVEKGYSLDMRRPVLGDKLPSTLDGHAGAVVFGGPMSANDPEDFVKAEINWLDVPLKENRPFLGICLGAQMLVRHLGGKVQSNPDGSTEIGWYPLRPTEKGRLLMHWPKMVYHFHREGFDLPRGAELLAEGDAYPNQAFRYNKNAWALQFHAELTRVMMHRWVVHGAHRFILPNAQQGREHLEGRMLFDAPLKAWLNEFLDIVFEGKTAKGAPLSMPATLSA; via the coding sequence ATGCAGATTGAGCGCCCGGTAAAACGCGACAAGCGACCCGTCCTCATCGTCCTGCATCAGGAACAATCCAGCCCCGGCCGCGTCGGCCAGCTGCTGGTCGAGAAGGGCTACAGCCTCGACATGCGCCGTCCGGTGCTGGGCGACAAGCTGCCGTCGACGCTTGACGGACATGCCGGCGCCGTCGTCTTCGGCGGCCCGATGAGCGCCAACGACCCGGAAGATTTCGTCAAGGCGGAGATCAACTGGCTCGACGTGCCGCTCAAGGAAAACCGTCCGTTCCTCGGCATCTGCCTCGGCGCCCAGATGCTGGTGCGCCATCTCGGCGGCAAGGTGCAATCAAACCCCGACGGTTCGACGGAGATCGGCTGGTATCCGCTGCGCCCGACGGAAAAGGGCCGGCTGCTGATGCACTGGCCGAAGATGGTCTATCACTTCCACCGCGAAGGCTTCGATCTGCCGCGTGGCGCCGAGCTGCTGGCGGAAGGTGATGCCTATCCGAACCAGGCTTTCCGCTACAACAAGAACGCCTGGGCGCTGCAGTTTCATGCCGAGCTGACGCGGGTGATGATGCACCGCTGGGTCGTCCACGGCGCCCACCGCTTTATCCTACCGAACGCCCAGCAGGGCCGCGAGCACCTTGAGGGACGCATGCTCTTTGATGCGCCGCTGAAGGCGTGGCTGAACGAGTTCCTCGATATCGTCTTTGAGGGCAAGACGGCGAAAGGCGCGCCGCTCTCTATGCCGGCGACGCTGAGCGCATAG
- a CDS encoding TerB family tellurite resistance protein has translation MFERFQAFFHNLTADGSRKGFDPDDPRIAVAALCMQVMEADGQIKDSEKKRLRKLLKEQYGLDGKQLDAVIAAGLEAESSAVDYYRFTSDLKRHLNTEQRLELIGILWDIVYADGERSEMEDHVIWRIADLLGVSSRERIQKRQEAAARVTDTVVVQDDAD, from the coding sequence ATGTTCGAACGCTTTCAGGCATTCTTCCACAACCTCACGGCAGACGGGAGCAGGAAGGGTTTCGATCCCGATGACCCGCGCATTGCCGTTGCCGCGCTCTGCATGCAGGTCATGGAAGCCGACGGCCAGATCAAGGACAGCGAGAAGAAGCGGCTGCGCAAGCTGCTGAAGGAGCAGTACGGGCTCGACGGCAAGCAGCTCGATGCCGTGATCGCCGCTGGCCTCGAGGCCGAAAGCAGCGCCGTCGACTACTATCGCTTCACCTCCGACCTGAAACGCCATCTGAACACCGAGCAGCGGCTCGAGCTGATCGGCATCCTCTGGGACATCGTCTATGCCGATGGCGAGCGCAGCGAGATGGAGGATCACGTCATCTGGCGGATCGCCGATCTGCTCGGCGTCTCCTCCCGCGAGCGCATCCAGAAGCGCCAGGAGGCCGCCGCCCGGGTGACCGATACGGTCGTGGTGCAAGACGATGCAGATTGA
- a CDS encoding heme biosynthesis protein HemY: protein MIKLVIFALLVLVLGYGFSWLADRPGDLSLIWEGQLYQTKLIVAASGLIALIALVMIGWWLIRTIWTSPHSVTRYFRARKRDRGYQALSTGLIAAGAGNALLARKMAARSRGLIRADQEPLINLLEAQAALIEGRHDEARAKFEAMANDPETRELGLRGLYFEAKRLGANEAARQYAEEAADNAPYLPWAAQATLESRSQAGRWDDAIRLLDQQKAARVVDKHDGDRLRAVLLTARAGDKLDRDPAGARDDALHALKLIADFEPAAIIAAKALFREDKLRKAASILEQAWKTNPHPEIGRVYVLARSGDSVIDRLKRADKLEAIRPNNVESLLVVAQAALDAQNFAKARAKAEAAARMQPREAAFLLLADIEEAETGDQGRVRHWLAQALKASRDPAWVADGFVSDKWLPLSPVTGRLDAFEWKAPFGQLEGPVEEGSATSIDTALKTLPPVREHRQEAPASDHRIIELERAATIAEAVRPAPAPAAPPKPAPAPKPAEAASPSRPPEPKPYYGMPDDPGVRDTKVDTEPKTRLRLF, encoded by the coding sequence ATGATCAAGCTCGTCATCTTCGCCCTGCTCGTTCTCGTTCTTGGCTACGGCTTCTCCTGGCTTGCCGATCGTCCCGGCGACCTGTCGCTGATCTGGGAAGGCCAGCTCTACCAGACCAAGCTGATCGTTGCCGCCAGCGGCCTGATCGCGCTCATTGCTCTCGTGATGATCGGCTGGTGGCTGATCCGCACGATCTGGACCTCGCCGCATTCCGTCACCCGCTATTTCCGCGCCCGCAAGCGTGACCGCGGCTATCAGGCGCTCTCGACCGGCCTGATTGCCGCCGGCGCCGGCAATGCGCTTCTCGCCCGCAAGATGGCGGCCCGTTCGCGCGGTCTCATCCGCGCCGATCAGGAACCGCTGATCAATCTCCTGGAAGCACAGGCAGCATTGATCGAAGGCCGCCACGACGAGGCCCGCGCCAAGTTCGAAGCCATGGCCAACGATCCCGAAACCCGCGAGCTCGGCCTCCGCGGCCTCTATTTCGAAGCCAAGCGCCTTGGCGCCAACGAAGCTGCCCGCCAATATGCCGAGGAGGCTGCTGACAACGCGCCCTATCTCCCCTGGGCCGCTCAGGCGACCCTGGAATCCCGCAGCCAGGCCGGACGCTGGGACGATGCGATCCGCCTGCTCGACCAGCAGAAAGCCGCCCGCGTCGTCGACAAGCATGACGGTGACCGCCTGCGCGCCGTGCTTTTGACGGCACGCGCCGGCGACAAGCTGGACCGCGATCCGGCAGGCGCCCGCGACGATGCCCTGCATGCGCTGAAGCTGATCGCCGATTTCGAACCGGCCGCGATCATTGCCGCAAAGGCGCTTTTCCGCGAAGACAAGCTGCGCAAGGCGGCCTCGATCCTTGAACAGGCCTGGAAGACCAATCCGCATCCCGAGATCGGCCGCGTCTATGTGCTGGCCCGCAGCGGTGATTCCGTGATCGACCGGCTGAAACGTGCCGACAAGCTGGAAGCCATCCGCCCGAACAATGTCGAGTCGCTGCTCGTCGTCGCGCAAGCCGCTCTCGACGCGCAAAACTTCGCCAAGGCCCGCGCCAAGGCGGAAGCAGCCGCCCGCATGCAGCCACGCGAAGCCGCTTTCCTGCTGCTTGCCGATATCGAGGAGGCCGAGACCGGCGATCAGGGCCGTGTGCGCCATTGGCTGGCGCAGGCGCTGAAGGCGTCGCGTGATCCGGCCTGGGTGGCCGATGGCTTCGTTTCCGACAAGTGGTTGCCGCTCTCGCCGGTCACCGGCCGTCTCGACGCCTTCGAGTGGAAGGCGCCGTTCGGCCAGCTGGAAGGCCCGGTCGAGGAAGGCTCTGCCACGTCGATCGACACGGCACTCAAAACATTGCCGCCAGTTCGCGAACATCGCCAGGAAGCACCGGCGAGCGATCACCGCATCATCGAGCTGGAACGCGCCGCAACGATCGCCGAAGCCGTTCGCCCGGCCCCGGCACCCGCGGCCCCTCCGAAGCCCGCTCCGGCGCCCAAGCCTGCCGAGGCGGCCTCCCCTTCACGCCCGCCCGAACCGAAACCATATTATGGAATGCCTGATGATCCAGGCGTTCGCGACACCAAGGTGGATACGGAACCCAAGACACGGCTCCGCCTTTTCTGA
- a CDS encoding COG4223 family protein — MVSGNPPRHSKRTDKPVTIDLEAQEFAKQEDTASTPADAAADTDEQAANELKETLEATPSEDASAAAAVEEPVHTEEPSAPEAPAEEPAPRHTESAMSPPPQQQRGGNTSGLIAAGIFGGLVALAGAGAIQYAGYLPGSAQQPAQTEQNSELSAEIDGLKQSIANLAAARNPDDDALDKRIAALEAAAKTPAAAQPGDPAATEALNQKIADLTAEVAKLQSSLTQASEQQASNGADITKRLDEAEKKLNEPRQDVAVAQAIAAAALKAAIDRGGPFTAELDTFAGVAPDDPAVKDLRNFAQTGVPSRAELIRQVPDVATSAVEAVNQANPDQSWSDRLMSSAKSLVSVRPVGNIEGESVEAIAARMEDKVKNGDLPGAANEWNDLPPAAKQASAAFKQSLEARIRVEDLVSGALSKAVSGAGKEG, encoded by the coding sequence ATGGTATCGGGAAACCCGCCACGCCATTCGAAGAGAACCGACAAGCCGGTCACCATCGATCTGGAAGCGCAGGAATTTGCCAAGCAGGAGGATACCGCCTCCACCCCTGCCGATGCCGCAGCCGATACCGACGAGCAGGCGGCAAATGAGCTGAAGGAAACGCTGGAAGCGACGCCTTCGGAAGACGCATCGGCCGCAGCGGCGGTAGAAGAACCGGTACACACCGAAGAGCCATCGGCACCCGAAGCTCCGGCCGAAGAACCAGCGCCCCGCCACACCGAATCGGCCATGTCGCCGCCGCCCCAACAACAGCGCGGCGGCAACACCTCGGGCCTGATCGCCGCCGGCATTTTCGGCGGCCTCGTTGCGCTCGCGGGAGCCGGCGCCATCCAATATGCAGGCTATCTCCCCGGCTCCGCGCAGCAACCGGCGCAGACGGAACAGAACAGCGAGCTTTCGGCCGAGATCGACGGCCTGAAGCAGTCGATCGCCAATCTCGCAGCCGCGCGCAATCCTGATGACGACGCTCTCGACAAGCGCATCGCCGCCCTGGAGGCCGCCGCCAAGACGCCCGCGGCTGCCCAGCCCGGCGACCCGGCTGCGACCGAGGCTCTCAACCAGAAGATCGCCGATCTCACCGCTGAGGTGGCTAAGCTCCAGAGCTCGCTCACCCAGGCCTCCGAACAGCAGGCGTCAAACGGCGCCGACATTACCAAGCGTCTCGACGAAGCCGAGAAGAAGCTCAACGAACCGCGCCAGGATGTGGCCGTCGCGCAGGCAATCGCCGCAGCAGCGTTGAAAGCGGCGATCGATCGTGGCGGACCGTTCACCGCCGAACTCGATACATTCGCGGGCGTCGCGCCTGACGATCCCGCCGTCAAGGATCTGCGCAACTTCGCGCAGACAGGCGTTCCCTCGCGTGCCGAGCTGATCCGCCAGGTTCCCGATGTCGCTACGTCGGCTGTTGAGGCCGTAAACCAGGCGAACCCGGATCAGAGCTGGTCCGACCGGCTGATGTCGAGTGCCAAGTCGCTGGTCAGCGTCCGCCCCGTCGGCAACATCGAGGGCGAAAGCGTCGAGGCGATCGCCGCCCGCATGGAAGACAAGGTGAAGAACGGTGACCTGCCGGGCGCCGCCAACGAATGGAACGACCTGCCGCCCGCAGCCAAGCAGGCATCGGCCGCCTTCAAGCAGTCGCTCGAAGCCCGTATCCGTGTCGAAGACCTTGTCAGCGGAGCGCTCTCGAAGGCCGTATCCGGCGCCGGCAAGGAGGGCTGA
- a CDS encoding uroporphyrinogen-III synthase, with product MRVLVTRPQRQGERTARRLRERGHEAVMMPLSEPVHDGAAAMAALAQTSGPIAITSAEAIRALSDQAASLPPRLRRPLYAVGNATAEAAIAAGFVTVKAASGDGGDLAELIAAETTGAVTYLAGRPRAETFEKRATELGLKLTTAECYRMEQIAPGCDARETMQQSPPDVILLYSRETAIALFRFFNPLPEWLTATRILCLSEAVAAAVPAELQKNLRIAAMPDEQSLLSLL from the coding sequence ATGCGCGTGCTCGTCACCCGCCCGCAGCGTCAGGGGGAACGAACGGCACGGCGATTGCGCGAACGCGGCCATGAGGCCGTGATGATGCCGCTCTCCGAACCTGTGCATGACGGCGCAGCGGCAATGGCCGCCCTTGCGCAGACATCGGGCCCGATCGCCATCACCAGTGCCGAAGCCATCCGGGCGCTCTCTGACCAAGCCGCGTCGCTGCCACCCCGCCTCCGTCGCCCTCTCTATGCCGTCGGCAACGCCACGGCCGAAGCGGCAATCGCTGCAGGCTTCGTCACGGTCAAGGCAGCCTCCGGCGATGGCGGCGATCTCGCAGAATTGATCGCTGCCGAGACCACCGGCGCTGTCACCTATCTCGCCGGAAGACCGCGGGCGGAAACCTTCGAAAAGCGCGCCACCGAGCTCGGCCTCAAGCTGACCACCGCCGAATGCTACCGCATGGAGCAGATTGCTCCGGGCTGCGATGCCCGCGAGACGATGCAGCAGTCGCCGCCGGATGTCATCCTTCTCTATTCCCGCGAGACGGCAATCGCCTTGTTCCGATTTTTCAATCCTTTACCGGAATGGCTGACCGCCACCCGCATTCTCTGCCTCAGCGAGGCCGTTGCAGCCGCCGTTCCGGCCGAGCTGCAGAAAAATCTTCGCATTGCGGCAATGCCGGATGAGCAAAGTCTTTTGTCGCTTCTTTGA